The following proteins are encoded in a genomic region of Neochlamydia sp. AcF84:
- a CDS encoding DUF5399 domain-containing protein: MATIDKLDISVYNLYAIRTRMIEQINQQFQLDQAASIPAQLQVLDIYPKPTELDVLLGIAPLYTPWAYFFPPPRFRFMRRSPFSYRVIPSFGSFDEQALQEQKLEEILCRTPEEKQEKETLKNCFREIEKLNNWLNFIVGRVGQFLQG, from the coding sequence ATGGCAACGATTGATAAGTTAGACATTAGTGTCTATAATCTCTATGCGATTCGCACGCGAATGATCGAGCAGATTAACCAACAATTTCAGCTAGATCAAGCAGCCAGTATACCTGCACAATTGCAAGTTTTAGATATTTATCCTAAACCTACTGAACTGGATGTGCTGCTAGGCATTGCTCCCCTTTACACGCCCTGGGCTTATTTCTTTCCTCCTCCCCGTTTTCGCTTTATGCGCCGCTCTCCCTTCTCGTATCGTGTGATTCCCAGTTTTGGTTCATTTGATGAACAAGCCCTGCAAGAGCAAAAGCTAGAAGAAATTTTGTGTCGTACTCCTGAAGAGAAGCAAGAAAAAGAGACCTTAAAAAACTGTTTTCGCGAAATTGAAAAATTAAACAATTGGCTAAACTTTATTGTAGGTAGAGTAGGCCAGTTTTTACAAGGATAA
- the rsmH gene encoding 16S rRNA (cytosine(1402)-N(4))-methyltransferase RsmH, translating to MSSSPHFSVLLPEFLSFFADKTIHGFIDATLGAGGHSAALLQAHPEIKRLIGLDQDPVALAIAQSRLITWESKIDFIKLNFVHMRSSLSAYSVPIDGILLDLGVSSMQLDTASKGFSFSKEGPLDMRMDPSHNLTAEEIVNTWSEQELGKIFREWGEEKQWHTAARILVKVRQEKPLKTTQDLVKALLPALRYRAKKGIHPLTLIFQALRIAVNRELEVLEKILPDALSLLTPGGRLAVITFHSLEDRLVKNFFRFAASDKYETSGVGGMFLDKAPEAHILTRRPLVASEEEINLNPRSRSAKLRVIEKI from the coding sequence ATGTCGTCTTCTCCTCATTTTTCCGTTCTGTTACCTGAATTCTTAAGTTTTTTTGCAGATAAAACAATTCACGGTTTTATTGATGCCACCTTGGGTGCTGGCGGCCATTCGGCTGCTCTTTTGCAAGCTCATCCAGAAATTAAGCGGCTGATTGGGCTCGATCAAGATCCGGTAGCTTTAGCTATAGCCCAAAGCCGATTGATAACTTGGGAATCGAAAATTGATTTTATTAAGCTTAACTTTGTTCACATGAGATCTAGCCTCTCTGCTTATTCTGTCCCCATAGATGGCATTCTTTTAGATTTGGGTGTCTCCTCCATGCAGCTTGATACCGCCTCTAAAGGTTTTAGCTTTTCTAAGGAAGGGCCTTTAGATATGCGAATGGATCCTTCACATAATTTGACTGCTGAAGAGATTGTAAATACTTGGTCCGAACAAGAATTAGGAAAAATATTTCGCGAGTGGGGGGAAGAAAAGCAGTGGCATACAGCCGCACGCATTCTGGTAAAAGTGCGCCAGGAAAAACCTTTAAAAACTACCCAAGATTTAGTGAAGGCTCTTCTACCAGCTTTACGTTATCGGGCTAAAAAAGGTATCCACCCGCTTACTCTTATTTTCCAAGCTTTACGTATTGCCGTTAATCGAGAGTTAGAGGTCTTGGAAAAAATTTTACCCGATGCACTTTCACTTTTAACTCCTGGCGGAAGGCTAGCGGTGATAACTTTTCATAGTCTAGAAGATCGCTTAGTAAAAAATTTCTTTAGATTTGCAGCAAGCGATAAATATGAAACATCAGGGGTGGGCGGTATGTTTTTGGATAAGGCTCCTGAAGCACATATTCTTACCCGAAGGCCTTTAGTAGCTAGCGAAGAAGAGATAAACCTGAATCCTCGAAGCCGTAGTGCAAAATTAAGAGTGATTGAAAAAATATGA
- a CDS encoding penicillin-binding protein 2: MPVRPPLPPQASDRRRLLFVAFFIIFLFSLLVAKFYMLQIAEGEKWTHLANRQHYFVVNEPFLRGRFISNTSIQRAHPEIEQAFVVDILKFHLHVDVESIPSQHHAEIAQKLIQILDLPAEEHSHLCEQFGYRSRNRKLKMWLEKETRDAILDWWMPYAKRNKIARNALFFASDYQRSYPFGKLLGQLLHTVQNQRDEVTKQAIPTGGLELCFDHFLKGRMGKRRLMRSPRNAFEMGEVIAKPQNGADVYLTINHCLQAIAEEELEKGVKNAKAKGGWAVMMNPFSGEILALAQYPYFYPPHYQDYFNDPQMIEHTKVKALTDTLEPGSTFKPIILAIALKANIELRKKGESELFDPHAMMPTSNTFFKGRGKPLIDTHMHPYLNMYMAIQKSSNIYPARLMEKVVERLGASFIRNHLTETFGFGAKTQIELPAESAGVVPLPGKKHPNGKDEWSISTPYSLAFGHNIQVNSIQLLRAFAVFVNGGYLVQPTLIRKIASNPEEGTQTIFVDHTDIGRIQQFPQVLEKECCSEIVKSLKYTTKVGGTARRADVPGYSEAGKTSTAKKIVNGAYSDELYCPSFIGFTPADKPAFILLVTLDEPQYGYTPGVGSWHHGGTCAAPVFCEIAKRSLAYLGIAPDDPYGYPIGDPRRCQEKANWAHEIRELKEMYEKWNNKEPGKT; this comes from the coding sequence ATGCCTGTACGACCTCCACTTCCTCCTCAGGCCAGTGATCGAAGAAGGCTATTGTTTGTTGCCTTTTTTATCATTTTTTTATTTTCTTTACTTGTGGCTAAGTTTTATATGCTGCAAATCGCCGAAGGAGAAAAATGGACGCACCTAGCTAATCGGCAGCATTATTTTGTTGTTAATGAACCTTTCTTGCGTGGAAGATTTATCTCTAATACAAGTATACAGAGAGCCCATCCTGAAATTGAACAAGCTTTTGTCGTCGATATTCTTAAATTTCATTTGCATGTAGACGTTGAATCTATTCCTTCTCAGCATCATGCTGAAATTGCACAAAAGCTTATCCAAATCCTTGATCTTCCTGCTGAAGAACATTCTCATCTATGTGAACAATTTGGATATAGAAGCCGCAATAGAAAGTTAAAGATGTGGCTAGAAAAAGAAACCCGTGATGCAATTTTAGACTGGTGGATGCCCTATGCTAAACGAAATAAAATTGCCCGCAATGCTCTTTTTTTTGCCAGTGATTATCAACGGTCGTATCCTTTTGGAAAATTACTTGGCCAACTTTTACATACAGTGCAAAATCAAAGAGATGAGGTTACAAAGCAAGCAATCCCTACAGGTGGCTTAGAGCTGTGTTTTGATCATTTTCTTAAAGGAAGGATGGGAAAACGGCGATTAATGCGTTCTCCTAGAAATGCGTTTGAAATGGGCGAAGTTATTGCCAAGCCTCAGAATGGAGCCGATGTTTATTTAACCATTAACCATTGTTTACAAGCTATAGCAGAAGAAGAGCTTGAAAAAGGAGTAAAAAATGCTAAAGCTAAAGGGGGGTGGGCAGTGATGATGAATCCTTTTAGTGGCGAAATATTGGCGTTGGCCCAGTATCCTTATTTTTATCCTCCCCATTATCAAGATTATTTCAATGATCCCCAAATGATTGAGCATACTAAAGTAAAAGCTTTGACCGATACACTTGAACCTGGCTCTACTTTTAAGCCTATCATTCTAGCAATTGCTTTGAAAGCAAATATAGAATTGCGTAAAAAAGGGGAAAGTGAGCTGTTCGATCCTCACGCGATGATGCCTACTTCCAATACTTTTTTTAAAGGACGTGGTAAGCCTTTGATAGATACTCATATGCACCCTTATCTAAATATGTATATGGCTATTCAGAAATCCTCTAATATTTATCCAGCAAGATTAATGGAAAAAGTGGTTGAACGGCTAGGGGCTTCCTTTATCCGCAATCATTTAACCGAAACATTTGGCTTTGGTGCTAAAACTCAAATTGAGCTTCCTGCTGAGAGTGCAGGAGTGGTTCCTTTACCGGGCAAAAAACATCCTAATGGCAAAGATGAATGGTCTATTTCTACCCCCTATTCCTTAGCGTTTGGCCATAACATTCAAGTAAATAGCATTCAGCTGCTTAGAGCTTTCGCTGTTTTTGTTAATGGAGGATATCTTGTACAACCTACCCTTATCCGCAAAATTGCTAGTAATCCTGAAGAAGGCACTCAAACCATTTTTGTAGATCATACTGATATAGGCAGGATTCAGCAATTTCCTCAGGTATTAGAGAAAGAATGCTGTAGTGAAATAGTAAAAAGCTTAAAATACACGACTAAGGTGGGAGGTACGGCTAGACGTGCAGATGTGCCAGGATATTCTGAAGCAGGCAAGACTAGCACCGCAAAAAAAATAGTCAACGGTGCTTATTCCGATGAACTTTATTGTCCAAGTTTCATCGGTTTTACTCCTGCTGATAAGCCGGCTTTTATTCTCCTTGTTACCCTAGATGAGCCTCAATATGGTTACACACCAGGAGTAGGGTCATGGCACCATGGGGGAACTTGTGCTGCCCCAGTGTTTTGCGAAATAGCTAAGAGGTCTTTAGCCTATTTAGGTATAGCTCCGGATGATCCCTACGGTTATCCAATAGGGGATCCTAGACGTTGCCAAGAAAAAGCAAACTGGGCGCATGAAATTAGAGAGTTGAAAGAAATGTATGAAAAGTGGAATAACAAAGAGCCTGGAAAAACTTAG
- a CDS encoding UDP-N-acetylmuramoyl-L-alanyl-D-glutamate--2,6-diaminopimelate ligase: MKLKKLLKNISVQAVKGSKEVFITGICANSKVVAPGNLFVAKKGRMNDGAHYIHEAIEAGASAILTDIFDPSLRFITQVIHPQVPVVEPLLAAHYYQFPSQELFMVGITGTNGKTTTSFLVKHLLEHLKVPCGLIGTIEYIIGKHRYQATRTTPDVISNHKLLREMVLQNCKAAVMEVTSHALDQGRAVNIEYDVAIFTNLTLDHLDYHQSMDNYCQAKQKLFQTLNPEKNKTGNNFPCTAVINIDSPWHQMMVKGCRAKILTYGLSAAADVQAKNIVLTSFGTDFTIGYAGEEVACHCPLVGRFNIYNCLAAICVGLVRKEPLKKLVEIIASFPAVPGRMQAVFNELGLNIFVDFAHTDDALTNVLECLQEFKQGRIITVFGCGGNRDASKRPKMAQVAEKFSDYCIVTSDNPRFENPQTICQEIARGFNQKNWEVEVDRYEAIKKAIYMAKPADVILIAGKGHEAYQIFSYKTIEFDDRKIAAQICLEKHKDENDKKINL; the protein is encoded by the coding sequence ATGAAACTAAAAAAACTATTAAAAAATATTTCCGTGCAAGCAGTTAAAGGCTCTAAAGAAGTTTTTATAACCGGAATTTGTGCCAATTCTAAGGTTGTAGCTCCTGGCAATTTATTTGTTGCTAAAAAAGGCCGTATGAATGATGGCGCTCACTACATTCATGAAGCTATTGAGGCAGGAGCTAGTGCTATCTTGACCGACATCTTCGATCCCTCCTTGCGCTTTATCACTCAAGTTATTCATCCTCAGGTGCCTGTAGTAGAGCCTCTTTTAGCAGCTCATTATTATCAGTTTCCTAGTCAAGAGCTATTCATGGTAGGTATCACCGGTACTAATGGAAAAACTACCACTTCTTTTCTTGTTAAGCATTTACTAGAACATTTAAAGGTACCCTGTGGGCTTATAGGGACGATTGAGTATATTATAGGTAAGCATCGTTACCAAGCCACTCGCACAACGCCCGATGTTATTAGTAACCATAAGTTGCTAAGAGAGATGGTTTTGCAAAATTGTAAAGCTGCGGTCATGGAAGTAACTTCACATGCTTTAGATCAAGGCCGGGCAGTAAATATTGAATATGATGTGGCCATTTTTACTAATTTGACACTTGATCACTTAGATTATCATCAATCGATGGATAACTATTGCCAAGCTAAGCAAAAACTATTTCAAACTTTAAACCCTGAGAAAAATAAGACAGGGAATAACTTTCCTTGCACGGCAGTGATTAATATCGATAGCCCTTGGCATCAAATGATGGTAAAAGGCTGTAGAGCTAAAATTCTGACTTACGGGCTAAGCGCTGCTGCAGATGTACAAGCTAAAAACATAGTCCTAACCTCTTTTGGTACAGACTTTACTATCGGCTATGCTGGGGAGGAAGTCGCCTGCCACTGTCCTTTAGTAGGGCGTTTCAATATCTATAATTGCTTGGCCGCTATCTGCGTAGGCCTCGTAAGAAAAGAGCCTTTGAAAAAATTGGTAGAGATTATAGCCTCTTTTCCAGCCGTTCCAGGTCGCATGCAAGCGGTCTTTAATGAATTAGGGTTAAATATATTTGTTGATTTTGCTCATACGGATGATGCTCTTACAAACGTTTTAGAATGTTTGCAAGAATTTAAGCAGGGCCGAATTATTACTGTATTTGGATGCGGAGGAAATAGGGATGCTTCTAAACGCCCAAAAATGGCACAAGTGGCTGAGAAATTTTCCGATTATTGTATTGTGACTTCCGATAATCCACGCTTTGAGAATCCTCAAACTATTTGCCAGGAGATTGCTCGAGGGTTTAATCAAAAGAATTGGGAAGTAGAAGTGGATCGATACGAGGCTATTAAAAAAGCAATCTACATGGCTAAGCCAGCGGATGTGATTCTTATTGCCGGTAAAGGCCATGAAGCCTATCAAATTTTTTCCTACAAAACCATTGAATTTGACGATAGAAAAATTGCTGCTCAAATATGTTTGGAAAAACATAAAGATGAAAATGATAAAAAAATAAATTTATGA